One Vespa crabro chromosome 4, iyVesCrab1.2, whole genome shotgun sequence DNA segment encodes these proteins:
- the LOC124423879 gene encoding cytochrome c1-2, heme protein, mitochondrial-like, giving the protein MATVFRRSYAILIRIFDKIRGNRCEQVALRSIGTRARCENDRKRIRISLGVLTGAATTCGSVLYFLDSSVKAADLQAMPPSYPWKLDGFFSSLDHSAVRRGWQIYKAVCSTCHSLEFVRFMDLVDVTHTKEEAVAIAAEYEIDDGPDEEGNYYKRPGRLSDRIPLPFPNEEAARAANNGAYPPDLSYMINARHNGRNYVFSLLTGFMEPPAGITLTETQQFNPYFSGNALSMAEMLHDGILDYDDGTPATKSQMSKDIVEFLSWTSSQDHDKRKLMIIKVLGIGIITLLAVVHMKKSTWTTVINQRIFNVSKDKCE; this is encoded by the exons ATGGCTACTGTTTTCAGAAGAAGTTACGccattttaataagaattttcgataaaatacgTGGAAATAGATGCGAACAAGTCGCTTTACGATCTATCGGAACTCGTGCTAGATGTGAAAATGATAGGAAGAGAATTCGTATATCTCTGGGTGTCCTCACAGGTGCAGCCACCACCTGTGGATCCGTTTTGTATTTCCTCGACAGCTCGGTCAAGGCCGCCGACCTGCAAGCCATGCCACCGAGTTACCCCTGGAAGCTCGATGGTTTTTTCAGTTCTCTCGATCATAGTGCTGTACGAAGAGGGTGGCAAATTTATAAAGCAGTCTGTAGCACTTGTCACAGTCTTGAATTCGTTCGCTTTATGGATTTGGTCGATGTGACGCATACAAAAGAGGAAGCTGTTGCTATTGCAGCCGAATACGAA atCGACGATGGACCAGACGAAGAaggaaattattacaaaagacCTGGAAGACTATCCGATAGAATACCATTGCCATTCCCGAACGAGGAAGCAGCGAGAGCTGCCAATAACGGTGCTTATCCGCCGGATTTGAGCTACATGATAAATGCCAGACACAACGGACGAAATTATGTATTCTCTTTACTTACTGGCTTCATGGAGCCACCTGCTGGTATTACCTTAACGGAAACCCAACAATTTAATCCTTATTTTTCGGGAAATGCTCTCTCAATGGCAGAG ATGCTTCACGATGGCATCTTAGATTACGACGACGGCACACCAGCGACCAAATCCCAAATGTCAAAGGACATTGTAGAATTTCTTTCCTGGACGAGTTCGCAAGATCACGACAAGCGAAAacttatgataataaaagtccTTGGAATTGGTATCATTACTTTGTTGGCGGTAGTGCACATGAAGAAAAGTACATGGACAACCGTAATAAATCAACGCATCTTCAATGTATCAAAAGATAAATGcgagtag